From Humisphaera borealis, the proteins below share one genomic window:
- a CDS encoding RNA polymerase sigma factor encodes MRSPRTIEAARGGDKLALTTLLRGLQDPWYRFCLGLLRDPDLATDAVQETGLRFLKQISGFRGDSQLRTWSLGIAINVVREMKRRRQRHASGSSEATTDLAETVGDPAPSVGTSAEFVETREVLRQTLADLPDRQREAVVLRFFEDLSVEETASLMGCAAGTVKATVHQALRSLRKRLSPLA; translated from the coding sequence TTGCGCTCGCCCCGCACCATCGAAGCCGCAAGAGGCGGCGACAAACTCGCCCTGACAACCTTGCTTCGCGGCCTTCAGGACCCCTGGTATCGGTTCTGCCTCGGATTACTCCGCGACCCGGATCTGGCAACCGACGCGGTTCAGGAAACAGGCCTGCGATTTCTGAAGCAGATCTCCGGCTTTCGGGGCGACAGCCAGCTTCGGACCTGGTCGTTGGGCATTGCGATCAACGTCGTCCGGGAAATGAAGCGCCGTCGTCAGCGACATGCGAGCGGGAGCAGCGAAGCGACAACCGACTTGGCCGAGACCGTAGGCGACCCCGCACCATCCGTCGGGACTTCGGCCGAGTTCGTTGAGACCCGCGAAGTTTTGCGACAGACGCTTGCCGATCTGCCCGACCGTCAACGCGAGGCCGTTGTACTTCGCTTCTTCGAAGACCTTTCTGTCGAAGAGACCGCAAGCCTGATGGGTTGCGCCGCCGGTACCGTGAAGGCAACGGTCCATCAAGCGTTGCGGTCGCTGCGTAAAAGACTTTCGCCCCTGGCTTGA
- a CDS encoding ATP-binding protein, whose amino-acid sequence MPWHRIEQLTEQLNERTASSLAEHAAAQHARGGQFATEGPRTVSPAAIAGTRPATMPTTRPASVARQTTADLPTGPQTRLTQIGARRDASDLSRFEARATAHFLRDRDAPSYSAYYERDDGSSGYRYAQPLRFGGDCRTCHVAVQAKEAIAALTQPATRSAMRGTSVATTSPGSLNPLPVNPLPTEANDGDTLPVLAGIVSVEFPSRIDAAERQLNRVFILGALLLASALAITTFYYITTRLILQPVRVLQETADKVALGDLNIRSDISTGDEFQQLAETFNKMLTNLKGSSDKLVALNKSLDLRLGQLAESNVALFESNRLKSEFLANVSHELRTPLNSILGFADLLKDAIGAPTEAKSTRYINNILTSGRHLLDLINDLLDLAKIEAGRMEVRSEPLSVSDMFEGLTNLLQSLLQQKKLTLSVSTSADVPILQTDPGKLQQVLYNFLSNAIKFSPSGQIIDLKATLEEPELTSGDGGEMPTSTPRLPRPDRARNEMSDETYVRISVVDRGPGIAPDKQNVIFEKFRQIDGGHTRSHGGSGLGLAISKELMLLMGGTIGVKSKVGEGATFWILLPIKISPGTRDLRAKLVMS is encoded by the coding sequence GTGCCCTGGCACCGGATCGAGCAGTTAACTGAGCAATTGAACGAGCGGACGGCCTCGAGTCTTGCTGAGCACGCAGCGGCTCAGCACGCTCGCGGTGGGCAATTCGCGACCGAAGGTCCGCGGACGGTTTCGCCGGCTGCGATCGCTGGAACGAGGCCGGCGACCATGCCAACAACCCGTCCTGCCTCCGTCGCCAGGCAGACAACAGCCGACCTTCCCACCGGCCCGCAAACACGGCTGACGCAGATCGGGGCCCGCCGCGATGCTTCGGACCTGAGCCGTTTCGAAGCCCGCGCGACCGCACACTTCCTCCGCGATCGAGATGCACCGTCGTATTCGGCGTACTACGAACGTGACGACGGCTCCTCAGGCTACCGCTACGCGCAGCCACTACGATTTGGCGGAGATTGCCGCACCTGCCATGTTGCTGTGCAGGCAAAGGAAGCCATCGCAGCGCTGACCCAACCAGCCACCCGCTCGGCTATGCGCGGCACGAGTGTGGCAACTACGTCGCCCGGCAGCCTGAACCCTCTACCGGTCAATCCGCTCCCCACCGAGGCAAACGATGGGGATACCCTGCCCGTTCTGGCCGGAATCGTGAGTGTCGAGTTCCCCAGCCGAATCGACGCCGCCGAGCGGCAGCTCAATCGGGTCTTTATTCTCGGTGCGCTCCTGCTGGCCAGTGCCCTGGCGATTACGACCTTCTATTACATCACGACGAGGCTCATCCTTCAGCCGGTCCGCGTGCTCCAGGAAACCGCTGACAAGGTGGCACTTGGCGACTTGAACATCCGTTCGGACATCTCGACCGGCGACGAGTTCCAGCAACTCGCCGAGACGTTCAACAAGATGTTGACGAATCTCAAGGGATCGAGCGACAAGCTGGTCGCTTTGAACAAGAGCCTGGATCTCCGACTCGGCCAACTCGCCGAAAGCAACGTGGCGCTGTTCGAGAGCAACCGGCTTAAGAGCGAGTTCCTGGCGAATGTGAGCCACGAACTGCGAACGCCGCTCAACAGTATCCTCGGCTTTGCCGACCTCCTGAAAGACGCGATCGGCGCTCCGACAGAGGCGAAATCGACACGCTACATCAACAACATTCTGACCAGCGGCCGACATCTGCTGGACCTGATCAACGACCTGCTGGACTTGGCCAAGATCGAGGCCGGCCGGATGGAAGTTCGTTCTGAACCGCTGAGCGTCTCGGACATGTTCGAGGGCCTGACGAACCTCCTGCAATCGCTCCTGCAACAGAAAAAGCTGACCCTCTCGGTATCGACCTCGGCGGATGTTCCGATCCTGCAGACGGACCCCGGGAAACTGCAGCAGGTCCTCTACAACTTTCTGAGCAACGCGATCAAGTTCTCCCCCAGCGGCCAGATCATCGACCTCAAAGCAACGCTGGAAGAGCCGGAACTGACGAGCGGAGACGGCGGGGAAATGCCCACGTCTACCCCTCGGCTTCCCCGGCCCGACCGCGCACGCAATGAGATGTCGGACGAAACCTATGTCCGTATCAGCGTCGTGGATCGCGGGCCGGGAATCGCACCGGATAAGCAGAACGTGATTTTCGAAAAGTTCCGCCAGATTGATGGCGGTCACACTCGTTCGCATGGCGGCTCGGGACTCGGCCTGGCGATCAGCAAGGAACTCATGCTCCTGATGGGTGGTACGATTGGCGTCAAGAGCAAGGTCGGCGAAGGCGCGACGTTCTGGATTCTGCTCCCGATCAAGATCAGCCCCGGCACGAGAGACCTGCGGGCGAAACTGGTGATGTCCTGA
- a CDS encoding sulfatase family protein codes for MTISTFAYSVLTSIAVVAGIVTPCNADEPRKRPNLLIVTADDMNADTPGWMGDKLKVTPKLDAFAATAHRFVNAHVTAPICQPSRSAFMTGLVPHRSGALGFDPVRPGTPTLVTMLKSAGYHTAVIEKHVHMQPEAEFPWDLKLSGGGKNPPVMRQQVATSIKAANDARKPFFLNANITDPHRPFPGAAGKNGKPKNPGSNARTSIEADKEPENAGVPAAPQHVYTSEQMTVPSFLEDIPALRAELAQYYTAVGRLDVTFNQIMEALRESGHADDTVVVFMSDHGISMPFAKATVYFNGTRSPILLRWPGMGEPQTRKEYVSSLDLMPTVLELLAVEAPEVQDGRSLLPLLRGETQTGRDHVITHVNTVSSGKSFPQRCIRTETASLMFMSWPEGREKFRVEAMSGEAFKAMLDGAKGSEKVAARVQQLLVGSRLAYYDLKADPDERVNLARDPAYKQDVERLAALLLQHMKRTCDPETDGFIKSLKNHQLAH; via the coding sequence ATGACCATTTCAACCTTCGCATATTCGGTTCTCACGTCCATCGCCGTCGTCGCGGGCATAGTGACGCCGTGCAATGCCGATGAGCCTCGCAAGCGGCCGAACCTGCTGATCGTCACCGCCGACGACATGAACGCCGACACGCCCGGTTGGATGGGCGACAAGTTGAAGGTGACACCCAAGCTCGATGCATTTGCCGCTACCGCACATCGCTTTGTCAACGCACACGTTACCGCTCCGATTTGTCAGCCGAGCCGCTCGGCGTTTATGACCGGTCTGGTACCCCACCGAAGCGGCGCCCTGGGATTTGACCCGGTCCGGCCGGGAACGCCAACCCTGGTGACCATGCTCAAATCGGCCGGGTACCACACCGCCGTCATTGAAAAGCACGTACACATGCAGCCGGAGGCAGAGTTTCCGTGGGACCTGAAGCTCAGCGGCGGCGGCAAGAACCCGCCGGTGATGCGGCAGCAGGTCGCGACATCAATCAAAGCAGCCAACGACGCGCGCAAGCCATTCTTCCTGAATGCGAATATCACGGACCCCCATCGCCCGTTTCCCGGCGCGGCGGGCAAGAACGGCAAGCCGAAGAATCCCGGCAGTAATGCTCGCACCTCCATCGAGGCCGACAAGGAACCTGAAAACGCCGGTGTGCCCGCCGCACCTCAACACGTCTACACCAGCGAGCAGATGACGGTTCCGTCGTTTCTGGAAGACATTCCGGCGCTGCGCGCGGAGCTGGCGCAGTACTACACTGCAGTCGGCAGGCTCGACGTCACCTTTAATCAGATCATGGAAGCGCTGCGGGAATCCGGGCACGCGGACGACACGGTCGTTGTCTTCATGAGCGACCACGGCATCTCCATGCCCTTCGCCAAGGCCACCGTGTATTTCAACGGCACACGGTCGCCGATCCTGCTCCGATGGCCTGGCATGGGCGAGCCACAGACGCGAAAAGAGTACGTCAGCAGTCTTGATCTCATGCCAACCGTGCTCGAGTTGCTTGCTGTCGAGGCACCCGAGGTACAGGACGGGCGAAGCCTTCTGCCGCTGCTACGCGGCGAAACCCAGACGGGCCGCGACCATGTCATCACTCACGTGAACACCGTCTCAAGCGGCAAGTCATTCCCGCAGCGGTGCATTCGCACGGAGACCGCATCGCTGATGTTCATGTCGTGGCCGGAGGGGAGAGAGAAGTTTCGTGTCGAGGCGATGAGCGGCGAGGCATTCAAGGCAATGCTCGATGGCGCCAAAGGCAGCGAGAAGGTTGCCGCACGGGTGCAACAGCTTCTCGTCGGGTCGAGGCTCGCATACTACGACCTTAAGGCAGACCCCGACGAGCGCGTCAATCTGGCGCGCGACCCGGCATACAAGCAGGACGTAGAACGCCTGGCCGCGCTGTTGCTTCAGCACATGAAGCGGACCTGCGATCCGGAAACGGACGGATTCATCAAGTCGCTCAAGAACCACCAGTTGGCACACTAA
- the typA gene encoding translational GTPase TypA, translating into MNQVRNDIRNVAIIAHVDHGKTTLVDALLRQSGNFRDNQVQDTMLDSNPLERERGITILAKNVAINYTDPLTNQIIKINLIDTPGHADFGGEVERVLSMADGVFVLVDAAEGPMPQTRFVLKKAFQHELRPIVVVNKIDRPDARIDAVVNEVFDLFVELGADDETLDFPIIYASGRAGIASWKADVKGTDIKPIFEAILKHIPAPHGDKDKSLQIQVSSIQYNDYVGRIGIGRIYNGVIKSGQQVTVVKRDGTQVKSKMQQLQVFDGFGRKNADDAAAGDIVALIGLESVDIGDSICDPLKPEPLEATEIEPPTLVMMFSVNDSPFAGREGKYVTSRNLRERLMKELESNVALKVEETDAKDAFKVSGRGLLHLGILIENMRREGYELSISKPQVIMHKDKETGAITEPIEYLVVDVPEKSMGGVMELVGNRKGELVRMDNRDGQVHLEFTIPARGLIGLRTRMLTATQGTAIMHHNFHEYAPARGEVPGRANGVMISMSNGSVNAFALNNLQQRGTMFVEPTQEVYEGMIVAENARDNDMPVNPTTAKKLTNMRTTSSDENIILKPARKMTLEQALEYIEEDELVEATPQNIRLRKQLLTETARKKAGRSRATEPMEV; encoded by the coding sequence ATGAATCAGGTTCGGAACGACATCCGTAACGTCGCGATTATCGCACACGTCGACCATGGTAAAACCACCCTGGTTGACGCCCTCCTGCGCCAAAGTGGTAACTTTCGCGACAATCAGGTGCAGGACACCATGCTCGACTCCAACCCCCTGGAGCGCGAGCGCGGCATTACGATCCTGGCGAAGAACGTCGCGATCAACTACACCGATCCGCTCACCAACCAGATCATCAAGATCAACCTGATCGACACCCCGGGACACGCCGACTTCGGTGGCGAAGTTGAACGCGTTCTGAGCATGGCCGACGGCGTGTTCGTTCTTGTGGACGCTGCCGAAGGTCCCATGCCGCAGACCCGTTTCGTGCTGAAGAAGGCCTTCCAGCACGAACTGCGTCCGATCGTTGTCGTCAACAAGATCGACCGACCCGACGCCCGCATTGACGCGGTCGTCAATGAGGTGTTCGACCTGTTCGTCGAACTCGGCGCCGACGACGAGACCCTCGACTTCCCGATCATCTACGCCTCCGGCCGCGCCGGCATCGCGTCGTGGAAGGCCGACGTCAAGGGCACCGATATCAAGCCGATCTTCGAAGCCATCCTGAAGCACATCCCCGCGCCGCACGGCGATAAGGACAAGTCGCTTCAGATCCAGGTTTCGAGCATCCAGTACAACGACTACGTCGGCCGGATTGGCATTGGCCGCATTTACAACGGCGTGATCAAGAGCGGTCAGCAGGTCACGGTCGTCAAGCGGGACGGCACGCAGGTGAAGTCGAAGATGCAGCAGTTGCAGGTGTTCGACGGTTTCGGCCGCAAGAACGCCGACGACGCCGCCGCCGGCGACATCGTGGCGCTGATCGGCCTGGAATCGGTCGACATCGGCGACAGCATCTGTGATCCGCTCAAGCCCGAGCCGCTGGAAGCGACCGAGATCGAGCCGCCGACGCTGGTCATGATGTTCAGCGTGAACGACAGCCCGTTCGCCGGCCGCGAAGGCAAGTACGTCACCAGCCGTAACCTGCGCGAACGGCTGATGAAGGAACTGGAAAGCAACGTCGCTCTGAAGGTCGAAGAGACCGATGCCAAGGACGCGTTTAAGGTGTCCGGCCGCGGCCTGCTGCACCTGGGCATCCTGATCGAGAACATGCGCCGCGAAGGCTATGAACTGAGCATCAGCAAGCCCCAGGTTATCATGCACAAGGACAAAGAGACCGGCGCGATCACCGAGCCGATCGAGTACCTGGTCGTCGACGTGCCCGAAAAGAGCATGGGCGGCGTCATGGAACTGGTCGGCAACCGCAAGGGCGAACTGGTCCGCATGGACAACCGCGACGGCCAGGTCCACCTGGAGTTCACCATTCCCGCCCGCGGCCTGATCGGCCTTCGGACGCGCATGCTCACCGCCACCCAGGGCACGGCGATCATGCACCATAACTTCCACGAGTACGCCCCGGCCCGCGGCGAAGTGCCCGGCCGCGCCAACGGCGTGATGATCAGCATGTCCAACGGCAGCGTAAACGCATTCGCGCTGAACAACCTGCAGCAGCGCGGCACGATGTTCGTCGAGCCGACCCAGGAAGTGTACGAAGGCATGATTGTCGCCGAGAACGCCCGCGACAATGACATGCCCGTCAACCCGACGACGGCCAAGAAGCTGACGAACATGCGGACGACCAGCAGCGATGAAAACATCATCCTCAAGCCAGCCCGCAAGATGACGCTCGAACAGGCCCTGGAATACATCGAGGAAGACGAGCTCGTCGAAGCCACGCCGCAGAACATCCGCCTGCGGAAGCAGCTTCTTACGGAAACCGCCCGCAAGAAAGCCGGCCGGAGCCGGGCGACGGAGCCGATGGAGGTCTGA